ATATGTGCTCCATTTGTTGGTATAAATCATCATATGCAAAATGTTTTGTTTGGCTTGGCATTTATGTCAGAtgaaaccgaaagttcttttgaatggttgtttaGAACATTTCTTGATTCTATGAATGACAAACAACCTCAAACAATCTTTTCAGACCAATGCCAAGCCATGATGAATGCCATTGAAACAGTTTTTCCAGATTCACATCATCGTTTATGTCAATGGCATATAAATCAAAATGCGCCCTCACACTTTGGAAGTTTAAATGGTGATCGAGCTTTTAAAAGTTTGTGGCATAAATGCATGACATATTGTGAGTCTGAAATTGAATTTGAGACCATATGGAAATATATGATTGATAAATATCATCTAGATGATCATAATTGGTTGAATGGAATATACAAACTTAGGAGAAAATGGGCTACTGCGTTTAGTAATGAAAAGTTCAGTGCGGGACTTGTGGCTACTTCAAGGAGCGAGGTAACAAATATGGTTTTGAAAAAGGCAGGTAATAAAATGAGTTCTTTGTATGAATTTGTGATGAATTATCTAAAGATTGAAGATAATTGGCGGGTAAAAGAGAAGACCGAAGATACTCGTTGTCGTCATGGTAAGCCTtcacaaattttgaaaaaacatcCATTGTTGATTCATGCTGCTGATGTTTATACACTTACCATATACCGATTATTTGAGGTTGAATTGGTTAATTCTTTGAATTGCAAATATGTTGAATCACCATCTTATTTTGGTAATGATTCGAATTTGATCGAGATCAAAGTAAAATCTCATGATGAAAATTCAAGGGTTAGACACGTGATGTTCAACAGACAGAATCATGAGATAAAGTGCAGTTGTCACAAGTTTGAGACAATGGGAATATTGTGTAAGCATGCTTTGATGGTGTTTAACTCTATGGATGTCACTATTTTACCAAACTGTTACATTTTAAAGAGATGGACGAAAAATGTAAGAAATAGAATTATCTCTGATTTTCAAGAAAGTAAAAGTGGTGGTCATGTATCTGAGATGGTATTTGTCAACCAAGTAATGAGATCGATATACGATCTAACTCAACTGAGCAAACCTCATGAGGATGcgagaaaaatattatgtagATTTCTTGACAATGCAAAAGATGAAATCTCCAAACTTGTCTCGAATTTGAATATAGAAGATGAGATACCATGTGATGATATTCAAAATGATGGAATATATGTACGTAACCCACTCACTGCTAAAGCAAAAGGAGTTACAAATGCAAATATTACACGACATTGGGATACTAAATgcaattatcattttaatatggtaactaattttttataattttcaattttaatgatgaatttgggcacaatcaaaatttatatcgtatatttattttttttgtattttaaatgcaGCTTGATAGTCCTCATTTGGAGGGTTTTCATCAATCACAATTTTTGGGGTCTCCATATCACTTTGGGGGTTCTCATACATCACAAGTAAGAAATgttataaaaaacattaaacttatttaaatatgacTATGTTTTTTAATGTTTAGGGGCACGATCCTGATAACTGAAGAAGCGTACCAGTATTATTCTTAGTGTCTCTAAAATTGTGTGAGGTATTTATAGTTTGATTTACGACTACCTTCTATTTGA
This is a stretch of genomic DNA from Impatiens glandulifera chromosome 4, dImpGla2.1, whole genome shotgun sequence. It encodes these proteins:
- the LOC124935183 gene encoding protein FAR1-RELATED SEQUENCE 5-like — translated: MEDNLVSLEKLERHYSQEASNLSMPENIEEQTENFVVDVLESKLLVGTIVSNLEDVYLLYCQYAHAKGFSVRKSDQRCFPHTNELQSKEFNCSCEGLKDEKRSSNKIPVYQKLVTRTNCKAKLKITREKAGEWKVSRFVMEHNHEMFAPDQTHLLRSARNISYAKKSTLEAMVNAGISISNAVSFMENEACGPENLGFVRKDAYDHLNRLRRHTKVENGDATALIQYFISKANKETYFYWNVQLDDDDRMMNFFFRDYRCAVDYEYFGDVLSINTTYRTNKYNLICAPFVGINHHMQNVLFGLAFMSDETESSFEWLFRTFLDSMNDKQPQTIFSDQCQAMMNAIETVFPDSHHRLCQWHINQNAPSHFGSLNGDRAFKSLWHKCMTYCESEIEFETIWKYMIDKYHLDDHNWLNGIYKLRRKWATAFSNEKFSAGLVATSRSEVTNMVLKKAGNKMSSLYEFVMNYLKIEDNWRVKEKTEDTRCRHGKPSQILKKHPLLIHAADVYTLTIYRLFEVELVNSLNCKYVESPSYFGNDSNLIEIKVKSHDENSRVRHVMFNRQNHEIKCSCHKFETMGILCKHALMVFNSMDVTILPNCYILKRWTKNVRNRIISDFQESKSGGHVSEMVFVNQVMRSIYDLTQLSKPHEDARKILCRFLDNAKDEISKLVSNLNIEDEIPCDDIQNDGIYVRNPLTAKAKGVTNANITRHWDTKCNYHFNMLDSPHLEGFHQSQFLGSPYHFGGSHTSQGHDPDN